The DNA region GGTTTGCTTCTCAGGCGCGGGGGAGCGGGATGCGGACGCCGATCTGCAGCCCGTCAGCCTGGTGGCACGCATCGACCTCCGCCGCCGTCTGGGCCGTGAGGATCTTGTTCAGGAGACGCGTCCCGAACCCCGTTCGGGAGGGAAGCGTCGGCGGCGGTGCGCCATGCTCCGTCCACGCCCAAGCCAGCCACGGCCCTTCCGGGCCATCCTCGATGCCCCAGGTGACCTCGACGCTCCCGCCCGGCCGGGACAGCCCGCCGTGCCGGAGGGCATTGGTTGTCAGCTCATGTAGGGCCATGCTGACCGGTACCGCGAGTTCGGACGGGAGGTTGAGACCGGGCCCGCTCAACGTGACCCTGCCCCCCTCGTCATAGGGGTCGAGCTCGGCACGGAGCAGGCCCTCGAACGAGGCGACCTGCGCCTGGTCCTCGGTGATCAGCGCATGCGTCCTGGCGAGCGAGAGGATGCGGCCACCGAACGCCCGGGCGAATTCCTCCATCGTGACCGACGAACGCATGGTGGCGTTCAGGACGGCCTGGACGGTGGCCAAGGTATTCTTCACCCGGTGGTGGAGTTCGCGCACCATCAGTGCCTGGCGATCCTCGAACGCGCGCCGCTGGGTGACGTCCCGCTGGGCCGAGACCCAGTTGGTGATGCGCCCTTCCGCGTCGCAGACCGGGGTGATCAGCCATTCGACTCGATAGGTCGAGCCGTCCTTGCGATAGTTTAGTGCCTCGCCTTGGAAAGCCTCGCCGGCGAGCAGGGACTTTCGTGCCGCGTCGAGGGGTGCCCGTTCGGTTTCCGGTCCCTGGAGGAAGCGGGGTGAGCGCCCGACGACCTCGTCGGGTGCATACCCGGTAAGGCGGACGAAGGCAGGATTGGCGTAGAGGATGACGGGACCGGGCTCGTCGAGGACCGCGGTCGTGATCAGGACGGCCTCCCCAGTGGCCTCGACCGCGGCCAATAGAAGGCGCAAGTCTATCCCGTTGAGGCCTTCATCCACTCGCCGCGACAACCCTACACCCCTTCGCCCAACCCGGCCGTTTCCAGAACCCGCTATGGCGTGGATTAGGCGATCAACCGAGCCTTACAACCCGTCGACCGACCGGCGGTTGCGGCCAGGCTTGCGTGGACTCCGAACAGTTTGTGTGTCCCCGTCGACTGGCGTCTGCGTTTCCTCGTGGACACCGCCGCCGAGTTTGATCCTCGTCGTGGTGGACGTGCCGGTCGTCGCTGCGGGGGCCGGCAGCACGAAACTGAAAGTCGTGCCGCGGTCGAGAACGCTTTTCGCGTTCAGGACGCTGCCCTGGCGCTCGACCAGGTCCCGGCACAAGAGCAGGCCCAGACCACTGCCACGCTCTCCCGCCGTGCCGTTCGTCGTCGTCCGCCGGTCCAGCCGGAACAGGTCGTCGACCTTGCCAGGCGGCATGCCGACCCCGGTGTCGGTGACGGAGATCTCGACATCGCCGCCGGTGCGCCGGCCGGCAAGCGTGACGGTCCCGCCGGGGAGCGTGAACTTGACGGCGTTGCCGACAAGGTTGCGCAGCACCGTGGTGAGCATGTCCCGCTGGGCCCGGACGATGACCCCGCCGCAAGAGGCCTCCAGGTTCAGTCCCTTGTCGGCGGCGGCCTCGGCAGCACCCTGCATCACCTCGGTCGCGACGGCATCGAGGTCGACGTCGGTCAGGGTGACGGCCATCGTGTCCATCTGCAGGCTCGCCCAGGAGAACAGGCTTTCGAGCAGGTCATAGGCCTGCGTCGCCGCCTCGTGGATGCCCTTCGCCCGGCGCTCGATGGACGCCGGGTCGCGCGCCGCGACGGCGTTGCCCAACACCTCAGACAGCCCGAGGAGTGCCTGGAACGGGTTTCGCAGGTCGTGGGCGATGATCGAGAACAGCAGCGACTTCTGCCGGTTCAGCGTGTCGAGTTCGAGCGACTTCGCCTCCGCCTCCCGCCTCGCCGCGGCGAGCTCCTGTTGGAAGGCCTGCCGGGCCGCGGCATAGCGGATCGCCCGGGCCAGGCCTGAGGGCGTGACCTCGGCCTTGTCGAGGTAGTCCAGCGCGCCGGCCCGCATCAGCCGGGTCGCGAGGTCCGGGTCGGCCTCGCCGGTCAGCATCAGTACCGCCCGCGCCTGCCCCTCGGCCGCCAGCAGCGTCCTGAGCAGCGCGAAAGTGTCGATGCCCGGCAGCCGGTAGTCGAGCAGCACGCAGTCGAAGGTTTCCTCCGCGGCGAGGCGCAAGCCCTCGTCGCCTCCCGGCGCGTCCGTCAGCGTGTGCTTAAGCCCGGACTTGGCGAGCGCCCGGCGCACAGCGGCGCGGTCGACCGCATCGTCGTCGATCAGCAGGATGCGGGTGGGGGTCGTCACGGGGCCGGCTACGCTGGGAACTCCACGACCTTCCAGTAGTGCTCCAGCAGCGCCACCGCCTCCATGAAGGTGTTGGCCGGGTCGCGCTTGACGATGTAGCCGGCGACGTTGTGCCCGTAGGCGCGCATCCGGTCCTCGTCAGCCTTCGACGTGGTGATCATGAACACCACCGCCGAGCGCAGGTCCTCGTCAGCCCGCACGGCCTCCAGGAACTCGATGCCGTTCATGCGTGGCATGTTCAGGTCGAGCAGGATCAGGTGCGGCCTTGGCAGCGGCTCGCGCCCGTTCCCGCCGCGCAGGATCTCCAGCGCCTCGATGCCGTCGCGCGCGACCGTGATCGGGTTGCCGATCTTGCTCTTCTTGAAGGCGCGCTTGAGGCCCTGGACGTCGACCTCGTCGTCGTCGACCAGCAGGATGTTAACCGTCGAGCCCATCCGCCTGTCCCTTCCGGCCGTCGAGCGGCCACGTGAAATGCACCGCCAACCCCCGCCCGTCCGCCCCGTCCGCAAGCCAGACCTTGCCGCCGTGCCGGTCGACCAGCTTTCGCACGATGGCCAGCCCCATGCCGCTGCCCTCGACCTCGTCGCGGGGCTTGAGCGTCTGGAACATGCCGAAGACGCGCTCGCGGAACTGCTCAGGGATGCCGGGGCCGTCGTCGGTCACGACGAACTCGACCGCGTCCCCCGTCGGCTTGGCCTCGACCCGGATGTGCCCCTCGGCCGGCCGATCGTGATGCTTGATGGCGTTGCCGATCAAGTTCTGCAAGGCCTGGGTGAGGGGCGCCCGGGCCGCCTGCATGGTCGGGAGGGAGTTATCCGCCGTGATGGTGAACCCCTCGGGCGGGCTGACCAGGACCGCGAGCTCCTCGACGAGCGCCCTGGTGTCGATCCGGTCGACGGCGGCCTCGCCGCGTCCCGCCCGCGAGT from Methylobacterium sp. NMS14P includes:
- a CDS encoding hybrid sensor histidine kinase/response regulator: MTTPTRILLIDDDAVDRAAVRRALAKSGLKHTLTDAPGGDEGLRLAAEETFDCVLLDYRLPGIDTFALLRTLLAAEGQARAVLMLTGEADPDLATRLMRAGALDYLDKAEVTPSGLARAIRYAAARQAFQQELAAARREAEAKSLELDTLNRQKSLLFSIIAHDLRNPFQALLGLSEVLGNAVAARDPASIERRAKGIHEAATQAYDLLESLFSWASLQMDTMAVTLTDVDLDAVATEVMQGAAEAAADKGLNLEASCGGVIVRAQRDMLTTVLRNLVGNAVKFTLPGGTVTLAGRRTGGDVEISVTDTGVGMPPGKVDDLFRLDRRTTTNGTAGERGSGLGLLLCRDLVERQGSVLNAKSVLDRGTTFSFVLPAPAATTGTSTTTRIKLGGGVHEETQTPVDGDTQTVRSPRKPGRNRRSVDGL
- a CDS encoding response regulator, which gives rise to MGSTVNILLVDDDEVDVQGLKRAFKKSKIGNPITVARDGIEALEILRGGNGREPLPRPHLILLDLNMPRMNGIEFLEAVRADEDLRSAVVFMITTSKADEDRMRAYGHNVAGYIVKRDPANTFMEAVALLEHYWKVVEFPA
- a CDS encoding HWE histidine kinase domain-containing protein; the encoded protein is MDEGLNGIDLRLLLAAVEATGEAVLITTAVLDEPGPVILYANPAFVRLTGYAPDEVVGRSPRFLQGPETERAPLDAARKSLLAGEAFQGEALNYRKDGSTYRVEWLITPVCDAEGRITNWVSAQRDVTQRRAFEDRQALMVRELHHRVKNTLATVQAVLNATMRSSVTMEEFARAFGGRILSLARTHALITEDQAQVASFEGLLRAELDPYDEGGRVTLSGPGLNLPSELAVPVSMALHELTTNALRHGGLSRPGGSVEVTWGIEDGPEGPWLAWAWTEHGAPPPTLPSRTGFGTRLLNKILTAQTAAEVDACHQADGLQIGVRIPLPRA